In a single window of the Drosophila subpulchrella strain 33 F10 #4 breed RU33 chromosome X, RU_Dsub_v1.1 Primary Assembly, whole genome shotgun sequence genome:
- the LOC119558299 gene encoding ras GTPase-activating protein raskol isoform X1, with the protein MLQAISSTTATTTTTAANTVDTPKHTEHNSEQPIVATPEEKSQRRRSTFYVPLVIEDEEEEETKNKKKEAQDQDRKSDPVQKSSSNTSLSSTSNSLTHSETKSAKSYSLRKSSSVKSSVAKVSALFERKTPSKMSPPCGFNWSISGGENTVQYSDSDEDEENSSEARHREQLLKSLPTNSANTASPSKLKRYGIVLNVISLNGSDNEQSSMGSMVMGMGSTNIPPSGILLSANNQIPNTAPRSHFNEENDIVLATPPPPKQQALSSTSSAGNQESNNDYDDDSEISRMQTNTSTPIKLMKSRSRTNILAVPLPSVERGLATNNANNNNNSSVGSNTTTTTTTTTTTLITLRAKSKTLPQNLSPSVVLREAAALDELEKKREKYQDKQEKLQEKQRQLFGGSTVSQIGSGSSSVSGSSPYKLQNSCSATSILTHSFPPKNLFLLKSTPKLSTDIAVTPPTTSAICSPPKKSLSFIRRAHSTKVARSNSLLKSSQTGVIGSGSGTATGLSSINSAGVMQPGSLSTSCAGDSSSNNGSWGKHFYQPYDVCPLSLDELNCYFQADHCEELICERFKVRDLTIHMASASAVGADLSVATENETTATAAEDDAGHHSDTSYEKACRRGSAPTTPILGSKQHQTESNATSRFTNFFSKKSNPLKRTKSVTKLERTKRGSGGLRGSRSHESLLSSHAVMSTIDLSCTGAVGVAPVHQSVLGRRHCFQVRGGPRGERYYSCGSRQERDLWIYSLRKSIAPNAEHTRRTDNSLKMWVYEAKNLPPKKRYFCELQLDKTLYGRTSVKLQTDLLFWGEHFDFPDIPEINVITVNVFREVDKKKKRDKYQFVGSVKIPVHDVTSRLPCEQWYPILSDKAGDSLGRTSGGGGSGSKDKEQLPTLRIKCRFQSTDILPINVYANFLAYLKENYKRVCETLEPVIGVKAKEDIGQALVLLMHAQGLAGAFLTDVVALDLLRVGDQRLTFRGNSLATKSMEAFLKLTGEQYLQDTLSAPINELIQSERDCEVDPTKASGSSAGSLQRQQAALRGAVRGAWQCIFESHKHFPAQLRNCFATFRERLQQLGRQDMADNLISASIFLRFLCPAILSPSLFNITSELPSARATRNLTLVAKTLQTLANFTRFQGKENFMEFLNDFLEQEAARMQQFLEIISTRPEHPAPDSILDWAGYIDQGKQLSILHSLLSESLAKLPEARQHELDPLQHILDEISRAKEHGLGTALPGGYLPATSSTHSIASENQENRNPGSSGSHAGSNSEQLLPQQSQLAQPQHAIVSKPLSAERGIMRGVLTPNSLEKNIFRYNDPTVNGVLQQQQQQQLQQQQQQQQLQQHPHQQQPHHQHPLQLLSNSQTSIAGNQYMSSPGGLQHAQSQTSMASSSLNGSSSNLLHGHQQHVHHPQQMHPHHCPPAPQTSASSTMERMDRMNYPPYVAHNGNDYEASTPSSTRSRTLPRNGNGNPNANGNMSSNNNQSGSYDDMHGEFQIQISGLDTSSAFVCKSPTPMMKSGMGPVGGAGRGHHKLNLGIPDHSGGYVRGGNNLNPNSNMPKNLEDLDDLFKYAEEHDVAEPANHHPHSQQNHQGGSHLKPAAVPGKEQLSAKSSHCSSGYQSISTNPSPSQSSSPVESQLKAAMGSHNAPLAFKNPSYQLQPQTGSSRSSATSNPHQQQQQQQQQFGNRLKPVKGGLVAARAAFLNSGGALETAATLTPSSSDEQLSADNYAIYSYAAAAAAGAGMSTKLEAQRSLSGGSSSSTSASASTSNLGKSGGFSAYGRLNGPLKREDVYGSGYGGSSGNVGYGLSTSSGAGHPQHPHQQQHQLQQQQPHRERDQELKQYAGSVAGSVGSATSAAQRRLSLDSARTLSDSSTDTEGHCNQLQEGKRRRQLRSSGGSGGGGGGGVGSEQGLGKSYDQNGEIQLLQQTLDTLCHTLDRDEAELRDSSDELFGLQRPAGSAGSNGSNNLSLQSESTMRSIIDSFFQSSCRLITMEEELRREQLKMSLALSHKQRVIEEQGQQIAALDAANSRLLSALTALRQRYETQQQQQQQQHQAPPKTQKPQ; encoded by the exons atgttgCAGGCCATCAGCagcacaacagcaacaacaacaacgacagccGCAAATACAGTAGACACACCAAAACACACCGAACACAACAGTGAGCAACCGATAGTAGCGACACCGGAAGAGAAGTCCCAACGACGACGCTCCACATTCTATGTACCCCTGGTGATAGAGGacgaagaggaggaggagacgAAGAATAAGAAGAAGGAGGCTCAAGATCAAGATCGCAAATCGGATCCGGTCCAAAAGTCCTCGAGCAACACCAGCCTCAGTAGCACCAGCAATTCCCTGACCCATTCCGAAACCAAATCGGCCAAAAGCTATAGTCTACGCAAATCCAGCTCGGTGAAGAGCAGCGTGGCCAAGGTTAGTGCTCTTTTCGAGCGAAAGACCCCATCGAAAATGTCACCGCCCTGCGGTTTCAACTGGAGCATAAGTGGTGGCGAGAATACGGTCCAGTATTCCGATTCCGATGAGGATGAGGAGAACTCCTCGGAGGCGCGTCATCGAGAGCAGCTGCTAAAGTCCCTGCCCACAAACTCGGCCAATACCGCATCCCCATCGAAACTGAAACGATATGGTATAGTACTAAACGTGATCAGTTTGAATGGCAGCGATAACGAACAGTCCTCCATGGGTAGTATGGTGATGGGAATGGGTAGTACTAACATACCACCCAGTGGTATTCTGCTTTCTGCCAACAATCAAATACCAAATACGGCACCCCGTAGCCATTTCAATGAGGAGAACGATATTGTCTTGGCCACGCCCCCGCCGCCCAAACAGCAGGCGCTATCATCGACGTCATCGGCTGGAAACCAGGAATCCAATAACGATTACGATGATGATTCAGAGATCAGTCGCATGCAAACGAACACCTCGACGCCCATAAAGCTAATGAAATCGCGATCGCGAACCAATATATTGGCCGTACCGCTGCCCTCGGTGGAGCGTGGTTTGGCCACAAATAAcgctaataataataataactcaTCGGTGGGAAGCAATACGACTAcaacgactacgactacgacgaCGACGCTGATTACGCTCCGTGCTAAATCGAAGACCCTGCCGCAAAACCTATCACCCTCAGTTGTTTTACGCGAGGCAGCCGCTTTGGATGAGCTGGAAAAGAAGCGGGAAAAGTATCAGGATAAGCAGGAAAAGCTGCAGGAGAAGCAGCGTCAGCTGTTTGGCGGCAGCACAGTCAGTCAAATAGGATCCGGTTCGAGTTCGGTTTCGGGATCCTCGCCATATAAGCTACAGAACAGCTGTTCGGCCACGTCCATACTGACGCACAGTTTTCCGCCCAAGAACCTCTTTCTTCTCAAGTCCACGCCCAAATTGTCGACGGATATAGCTGTTACGCCCCCGACAACCTCGGCGATTTGCTCGCCACCCAAGAAATCCCTGAGTTTCATACGGCGAGCCCACTCCACCAAGGTGGCCCGAAGTAATTCCCTGCTAAAATCGAGTCAGACTGGCGTCATAGGATCGGGAAGTGGAACTGCGACGGGACTATCATCCATTAATTCGGCAGGCGTTATGCAGCCGGGATCATTATCCACCAGCTGTGCTGGGGATAGTTCCAGTAACAACGGCAGCTGGGGCAAGCACTTTTACCAGCCCTACGATGTCTGCCCCCTGAGTTTGGACGAGCTTAATTGCTATTTTCAGGCCGATCATTGTGAAGAACTGATCTGCGAACGCTTTAAGGTCAGGGATCTCACCATACATAtggcatccgcatccgcagtCGGAGCGGATCTGTCGGTGGCCACGGAGAATGAGACAACGGCCACGGCGGCGGAGGACGATGCGGGACATCATTCCG ATACTTCCTATGAGAAGGCGTGCCGCCGTGGATCAGCGCCCACCACGCCCATTTTGGGCAGCAAACAACACCAGACGGAGAGCAATGCCACTTCGCGTTTCACCAACTTCTTTTCCAAAAA ATCCAATCCCCTGAAGCGGACCAAGTCGGTGACCAAGCTGGAGCGGACCAAGCGCGGATCCGGCGGACTGAGGGGATCCCGCTCGCACGAGAGCCTGCTGTCCAGTCACGCCGTCATGTCCACCATAG ATCTCTCCTGCACTggggcggtgggcgtggcgcCCGTGCATCAGTCAGTCCTGGGACGGCGTCACTGTTTCCAGGTGCGCGGCGGGCCGCGTGGCGAGCGGTACTACTCGTGCGGTTCGCGCCAGGAGCGCGACCTTTGGATCTACTCGCTGCGCAAGTCGATCGCTCCGAATGCGGAGCACACCCGTCGCACGGACAACTCGCTAAAGATGTGGGTCTACGAGGCGAAGAACCTGCCGCCCAAGAAGCGATACTTCTGCGAACTGCAGCTGGACAAAACCCTGTACGGCCGGACGTCGGTGAAGCTGCAGACAGATCTGCTGTTCTGGGGCGAGCACTTCGACTTCCCCGACATACCCGAGATCAATGTCATCACGGTGAATGTGTTCCGTGAGGTGgacaagaagaagaagcgcGACAAGTACCAGTTCGTGGGCTCGGTGAAGATACCCGTGCACGATGTGACCTCCAGGCTGCCATGCGAGCAATGGTATCCCATACTGAGCGACAAGGCGGGCGACAGTCTGGGCAGAACGtcgggcggcggcggcagtgGGTCCAAGGACAAGGAGCAGCTGCCCACGCTGAGGATCAAGTGTAGATTCCAGAGCACCGATATCCTGCCCATCAATGTGTACGCCAACTTCTTGGCCTACCTCAAGGAGAACTACAAGCGGGTGTGCGAGACCCTGGAGCCGGTGATCGGGGTGAAGGCCAAGGAGGACATTGGCCAGGCACTGGTACTGCTGATGCATGCGCAGGGGCTGGCGGGCGCCTTCCTCACCGACGTGGTGGCCCTCGATCTGCTGCGCGTGGGTGACCAGAGGCTCACCTTCCGGGGCAACTCGCTGGCCACCAAGAGCATGGAGGCGTTCCTCAAGCTGACGGGCGAACAGTATCTGCAGGACACCCTATCGGCACCCATTAACGAGCTGATTCAGTCAGAGCGGGACTGCGAGGTGGATCCGACCAAGGCGAGTGGCTCGTCGGCGGGTTCGCTGCAGCGACAGCAGGCCGCCCTGCGTGGCGCGGTGCGTGGGGCGTGGCAGTGCATCTTTGAGTCGCACAAGCACTTCCCCGCCCAGCTGCGTAATTGCTTCGCCACGTTCCGGGAGCGCCTGCAGCAGCTGGGCCGCCAGGATATGGCCGACAACCTGATCTCGGCGAGCATTTTCCTGCGGTTCCTGTGCCCGGCCATCCTGTCGCCGTCGTTGTTCAACATCACCAGCGAACTGCCGTCGGCTCGGGCTACCCGCAATCTCACGCTGGTGGCCAAGACCCTGCAGACATTGGCTAACTTCACCCGCTTCCAGGGCAAGGAGAACTTCATGGAGTTCCTCAACGATTTCCTCGAACAGGAGGCCGCCCGCATGCAGCAGTTTCTGGAGATTATATCGACACGGCCGGAGCATCCGGCCCCGGACTCGATACTCGATTGGGCCGGCTACATTGACCAGGGCAAACAGCTGTCCATCCTGCATAGCTTGCTCAGCGAGAGTCTGGCCAAATTGCCGGAGGCCAGGCAGCATGAGCTGGATCCACTGCAGCACATCCTGGACGAGATCAGCCGGGCCAAGGAGCATGGCTTGGGAACGGCCCTGCCGGGCGGATATCTGCCGGCCACCTCCTCCACGCACTCGATAGCCAGCGAGAATCAGGAGAATCGCAATCCGGGCTCCTCGGGCTCGCATGCGGGCTCCAATTCGGAGCAGTTGCTGCCACAACAGAGTCAGCTGGCCCAGCCGCAACATGCGATTGTTAGTAAGCCCCTGTCGGCGGAGCGTGGCATTATGAGGGGGGTGCTCACTCCGAATTCCCTGGAGAAGAATATCTTTAGGTACAATGATCCCACGGTTAATGGtgtgctgcagcagcagcaacagcaacaactacagcagcagcaacagcaacaacagctgCAACAGCATCCCCACCAGCAACAGCCGCACCACCAGCATCCCCTCCAGCTGCTCTCCAATTCACAAACCTCGATTGCTGGCAACCAATATATGAGCTCGCCGGGAGGCCTGCAGCATGCCCAATCGCAGACCTCGATGGCATCCTCATCGCtcaacggcagcagcagcaatctGCTGCATGGCCACCAGCAGCATGTCCACCACCCGCAGCAAATGCATCCACACCACTGCCCGCCGGCGCCACAGACAAGTGCCTCCAGCACCATGGAGCGCATGGATCGGATGAACTATCCGCCGTATGTGGCGCACAATGGCAATGACTACGAGGCCAGCACGCCGTCGAGCACTCGCTCCAGGACACTGCCACGAAATGGTAATGGAAATCCCAATGCCAATGGCAACATGAGCAGCAATAACAACCAGAGCGGCAGCTACGACGACATGCACGGCGAGTTCCAGATCCAGATATCCGGGCTGGACACGAGCAGTGCTTTTGTCTGCAAGTCACCCACACCCATGATGAAATCCGGTATGGGTCCAGTTGGAGGAGCGGGACGAGGCCACCACAAGCTGAATCTGGGAATACCCGATCATTCGGGTGGCTATGTGCGCGGCGGCAACAACCTGAATCCCAACTCGAATATGCCCAAGAACCTGGAGGATCTCGACGATCTGTTCAAGTACGCCGAAGAGCACGACGTGGCGGAGCCGGCTAACCATCACCCTCACAGCCAGCAGAATCACCAGGGGGGTTCCCACCTCAAGCCCGCCGCCGTGCCGGGCAAGGAGCAACTGTCGGCGAAGAGCAGTCACTGCAGCTCTGGCTACCAGAGCATCTCCACGAATCCCTCGCCCTCGCAGTCCTCCAGTCCCGTGGAGAGCCAGCTGAAGGCCGCGATGGGCAGTCACAATGCGCCGCTGGCTTTTAAGAATCCCTCCTACCAGCTGCAGCCCCAAACGGGCTCGTCCAGATCATCGGCTACAAGCAATccccaccagcaacagcagcagcagcaacagcagttCGGCAACCGGCTTAAGCCCGTTAAAGGTGGACTGGTGGCCGCTCGGGCGGCCTTCCTCAACAGCGGAGGAGCCTTGGAGACGGCGGCCACATTGACGCCAAGTTCATCGGATGAACAGCTCTCGGCGGATAACTATGCTATATATAGCTATGCAGCTGCGGCGGCGGCTGGAGCGGGCATGTCCACCAAGCTGGAGGCTCAACGCTCGCTCAGCGGCGGCAGCAGCTCCTCCACCTCGGCATCCGCGTCCACCTCGAATCTGGGCAAGAGCGGTGGCTTCTCCGCCTACGGGCGGCTGAATGGACCGCTCAAGCGGGAGGATGTCTACGGCAGTGGCTACGGCGGCAGCAGTGGCAATGTGGGCTACGGCCTGTCCACTTCCAGTGGCGCCGGACACCCTCAACATccccaccagcagcagcatcagttgcagcaacagcaaccgcACAGGGAACGGGATCAGGAACTGAAGCAGTATGCGGGCAGTGTGGCGGGCAGCGTGGGATCGGCCACTTCGGCTGCCCAAAGGCGGCTGAGTTTGGACTCGGCGCGCACGCTCTCCGACAGCAGCACGGATACGGAGG GGCACTGCAATCAATTGCAGGAGGGCAAGCGACGCAGGCAGTTGCGCAGCAGTGGCGGCagcggcggaggaggaggaggaggagtggGTTCGGAACAGGGATTGGGAAAGAGCTATGACCAGAACGGAGAGATCCAGCTGCTGCAGCAGACGCTGGACACGCTCTGCCACACGCTCGACCGCGACGAGGCGGAGCTGCGCGACTCCAGTGACGAGCTGTTTGGCCTACAGCGGCCAGCGGGCAGCGCCGGCAGCAACGGGTCGAACAATCTCAGCCTGCAGTCGGAGTCCACCATGCGCAGCATCATCGACAG TTTCTTTCAATCCTCCTGTAGACTCATCACCATGGAGGAGGAACTGCGCCGCGAGCAGCTGAAGATGTCGCTGGCGCTCTCCCACAAGCAGCGCGTGATCGAGGAGCAGGGTCAGCAGATCGCGGCACTGGACGCGGCCAACAGCCGGCTGCTCAGCGCCCTGACCGCCCTGCGCCAGCGGTACGAgacccagcagcagcagcaacagcagcagcaccaaGCACCACCAAAGACCCAGAAGCCACAGTGA